A genomic segment from Zingiber officinale cultivar Zhangliang unplaced genomic scaffold, Zo_v1.1 ctg249, whole genome shotgun sequence encodes:
- the LOC122037271 gene encoding uncharacterized protein LOC122037271 isoform X1 — MSSRSQFASALGRSRQIDKRARPISDGPQSDDYMPSLCGKPSVRKSRRTEGHYSRFMNKNPRDKQIKSNREVGKDDLRWKLIRKSLSRRKHLVAEGQHDVVLREKLSRNVHASSSSNAKQQPKESSVPSLGRRIPPARSADNLLEFDSHRKTCSVTLDQPRHSSPDRLICIPRHISPSRRYKERQHVSGIRSLDASMPSYPTNDAVGNTSRALTMTKTISVDAARLLVRAPPPGAIVQRSVYSLGEPLTVGDLLKSLGLDKYTILFQSEEVDMLALRQMGDNDLKEMGIPMGPRKKILLAVLSHTKCHQQC, encoded by the exons ATTGACAAGAGAGCAAGACCTATTTCTGATGGCCCACAGTCTGATGACTATATGCCTTCCTTATGCGGCAAACCATCAGTGAGAAAAAG TCGGAGAACAGAAGGTCATTATTCAAGATTCATGAATAAGAATCCCAGGGACAAGCAGATAAAATCTA ATCGTGAGGTTGGTAAAGATGATCTTAGATGGAAGCTTATAAGGAAAAGCTTATCTCGAAGAAAGCATCTTGTGGCTGAAGGACAACATGATGTTGTTCTGCGTGAAAAACTATCTCGGAATGTACATGCTTCTAGCAGTTCTAATGCCAAACAACAGCCAAAAGAGTCAAGTGTCCCGAGCCTTGGGAGAAGAATACCTCCTGCAAGAAGTGCAGATAATTTGCTTGAATTTGATTCACATAGAAAGACATGTTCAGTGACTTTGGATCAGCCAAGGCATAGTTCTCCAGATAGGCTCATCTGTATTCCAAGGCATATTTCTCCTTCTAGAAGATACAAGGAACGACAGCATGTATCTGGGATAAGATCTCTAGATGCTTCTATGCCTAGTTATCCGACAAATGATGCAGTAGGTAACACTTCTAGAGCTCTTACTATGACCAAAACTATTTCTGTAGATGCAGCAAGGCTATTAGTTCGAGCTCCTCCACCAGGAGCTATTGTGCAGAGAAGTGTATATTCG CTCGGGGAACCTCTTACAGTTGGCGACCTGCTAAAATCACTTGGTCTGGATAAGTATACCATACTTTTCCAATCAGAAGAG GTGGATATGCTTGCGTTAAGGCAGATGGGAGACAATGACCTAAAAGAAATGGGAATTCCAATG GGTCCAAGGAAGAAAATTTTACTTGCAGTTTTATCTCACACAAAATGTCATCAGCAATGCTAA
- the LOC122037271 gene encoding uncharacterized protein LOC122037271 isoform X2, giving the protein MRQTISEKKVEEQCNNSNSYRNHYERKCRRTEGHYSRFMNKNPRDKQIKSNREVGKDDLRWKLIRKSLSRRKHLVAEGQHDVVLREKLSRNVHASSSSNAKQQPKESSVPSLGRRIPPARSADNLLEFDSHRKTCSVTLDQPRHSSPDRLICIPRHISPSRRYKERQHVSGIRSLDASMPSYPTNDAVGNTSRALTMTKTISVDAARLLVRAPPPGAIVQRSVYSLGEPLTVGDLLKSLGLDKYTILFQSEEVDMLALRQMGDNDLKEMGIPMGPRKKILLAVLSHTKCHQQC; this is encoded by the exons ATGCGGCAAACCATCAGTGAGAAAAAGGTTGAAGAGCAATGCAACAATTCCAATTCTTATAGAAACCATTATGAAAGGAAATG TCGGAGAACAGAAGGTCATTATTCAAGATTCATGAATAAGAATCCCAGGGACAAGCAGATAAAATCTA ATCGTGAGGTTGGTAAAGATGATCTTAGATGGAAGCTTATAAGGAAAAGCTTATCTCGAAGAAAGCATCTTGTGGCTGAAGGACAACATGATGTTGTTCTGCGTGAAAAACTATCTCGGAATGTACATGCTTCTAGCAGTTCTAATGCCAAACAACAGCCAAAAGAGTCAAGTGTCCCGAGCCTTGGGAGAAGAATACCTCCTGCAAGAAGTGCAGATAATTTGCTTGAATTTGATTCACATAGAAAGACATGTTCAGTGACTTTGGATCAGCCAAGGCATAGTTCTCCAGATAGGCTCATCTGTATTCCAAGGCATATTTCTCCTTCTAGAAGATACAAGGAACGACAGCATGTATCTGGGATAAGATCTCTAGATGCTTCTATGCCTAGTTATCCGACAAATGATGCAGTAGGTAACACTTCTAGAGCTCTTACTATGACCAAAACTATTTCTGTAGATGCAGCAAGGCTATTAGTTCGAGCTCCTCCACCAGGAGCTATTGTGCAGAGAAGTGTATATTCG CTCGGGGAACCTCTTACAGTTGGCGACCTGCTAAAATCACTTGGTCTGGATAAGTATACCATACTTTTCCAATCAGAAGAG GTGGATATGCTTGCGTTAAGGCAGATGGGAGACAATGACCTAAAAGAAATGGGAATTCCAATG GGTCCAAGGAAGAAAATTTTACTTGCAGTTTTATCTCACACAAAATGTCATCAGCAATGCTAA